In Penaeus monodon isolate SGIC_2016 chromosome 8, NSTDA_Pmon_1, whole genome shotgun sequence, one DNA window encodes the following:
- the LOC119576154 gene encoding uncharacterized protein LOC119576154 translates to MFEKVNVTLSTELEPDYNDTDTGTETDDYEEEEDKGEEDEDEEDTGEANFGNRTYVTSIINSLNLFKPLPDGETVPESNSPNTTTAEPTTTTTTSTPPPITTTTTSTTTTRATTTTLPPTTTKEPDLNIPPVPTTCPPHFTLIAKGCYMIISDTRHWSSWGRAHAFCQQFDGGLAQPYRFGALQKYLSRHYSDTFWVGAHKPGMKFLWLNNRKVGRKVWKQGQPSKHPKKNCVYLDRWSGYQASNHFCGEKYPFICEATEVQL, encoded by the exons ATGTTTGAGAAGGTCAATGTCACACTCAGCACAGAGTTGGAGCCAGATTACAATGACACTGACACTGGCACGGAGACAGATGactacgaagaggaggaggacaagggagaagaggacgaggatgAAGAGGATACAGGGGAGGCCAACTTCGGGAACAGGACGTACGTGACCTCTATCATCAATTCCCTCAATCTGTTCAAGCCTCTGCCAGATGGTGAGACAGTGCCTGAATCTAACTCTCCAAATACTACAACCGCTGAGCCAACGACTACCACAACTACAAGCACCCCtcctcctattactactactactacctctacaACCACTACTAGAGCTACTACAACTACCCTGCCTCCCACGACTACAAAAGAACCAGATT TGAATATCCCCCCTGTTC CGACGACATGCCCACCCCACTTCACACTCATAGCCAAAGGATGCTACATGATCATTTCTGACACACGCCACTGGAGCTCATGGGGAAGAGCGCATGCTTTTTGCCAACAGTTCGACGGAGGGCTTGCGCAGCCTTATAGATTTGGGGCACTACAGAAGTACCTGTCGCGCCACTACT CCGACACATTCTGGGTGGGAGCACACAAGCCAGGAATGAAGTTTCTCTGGCTTAATAACAGGAAAGTTGGACGGAAGGTGTGGAAGCAGGGGCAACCCTCAAAGCATCCCAAGAAGAACTGTGTTTATTTGGACAGATGGTCAGGCTATCAAGCAAGCAATCATTTCTGTGGTGAAAAATACCCCTTCATTTGTGAGGCCACTGAGGTGCaactatga